Proteins from one Prinia subflava isolate CZ2003 ecotype Zambia chromosome 4, Cam_Psub_1.2, whole genome shotgun sequence genomic window:
- the LOC134549464 gene encoding lysosomal alpha-glucosidase-like produces the protein MARMRSLWFLAVVLAASVPMEIIMEKQQVAIAVAIYSAACLGFIFFSKGSWVPALRRGESTSKPRVTKAGSAVGVFDAVLRCSDSFSLFPRRAALGGSLCSEQDEQCPGAVAVQKRIDCHPQPGASREACEARGCAWCSTDVPNAPWCFFPDDSPYGYARSGSAERTDKGWRVTLNKRQALTLFGNDISPIVLEVEFQTKDRLRFRLYDPNKQRFEVPLKISGPGVTAEEANYEVEFSEDSTHFVIKRKSTGTVLWDSPLVDLFFSNQFLQITTTVPSTSVYGFGEHEHPTFKHNMDFVTYGMFSRDQAPTVMHSVQHFVLACVTKRRWQTWNVTSFTVSTVLIKDEDVNCIEGTLKPFIKTFITVQFSGKSVLCAKILVQESFAFQAQINPCSSEQAGLQQDSFDIWLNWSWLMSLL, from the exons ATGGCAAGGATGAGGAGCCTGTGGTTCTTGGCTGTTGTGCTCGCAG CTTCTGTTCCCATGGAAATTAtcatggaaaagcagcaagtaGCCATAGCTGTTGCTATATATTCAGCTGCTTGTTTGGGTTTCATCTTCTTT TCCAAGGGATCGTGGGTACCAGCCCTAAGACGGGGAGAAAGCACATCCAAACCAAGAGTAACTaaagctggcagtgctgtgggggtTTTTGACGCGGTTCTCCGCTGCTCTGacagcttttcccttttcccacggCGGGCAGCCCTGGGCGGGAGCCTGTGCTCGGAGCAGGACGAGCAGTGCCCCGGCGCCGTGGCGGTGCAGAAGCGCATCGACTGCCACCCGCAGCCCGGCGCGTCCCGGGAGGCCTGCGAGGCGCGGGGCTGCGCCTGGTGCTCCACAGATGTGCCCAACGCGCCCTGGTGCTTCTTCCCCGACGACAGCCCCTACGGCTACGCCCGCAGCGGGAGCGCCGAGAGGAcggacaagggctggag AGTCACACTGAACAAGCGCCAGGCCCTGACCCTCTTCGGAAATGACATTTCCCCGATCGTCCTGGAAGTGGAGTTCCAGACAAAGGACAGGCTCCGGTTCAGG CTCTACGACCCCAACAAGCAGCGGTTTGAAGTCCCCCTGAAGATCAGTGGCCCTGGGGTTACTGCTGAAGAAGCCAACTATGAGGTGGAGTTCTCGGAGGATTCCACGCACTTTGTGATCAAGAGGAAAAGCACTGGCACCGTGCT GTGGGACAGTCCCCTGGTTGATCTGTTTTTCTCCAACCAGTTCCTTCAGATCACCACCACTGTGCCATCCACTTCTGTGTATGGGTTTGGTGAACATGAGCACCCAACCTTCAAGCACAACATGGACTTTGTTACCTATGGCATGTTCTCCAGGGACCAGGCACCAACGGTAATGCACTCTGTGCAACACTTTGTCCTAGCTTGTGTCACCAAAAGGAGGTGGCAAACATGGAATGTCACAAGCTTCACAGTATCAACAGTTTTAATTAAAGATGAAGACGTGAATTGCATTGAAGGAACTTTGAAACCTTTTATCAAAACTTTTATCACGGTGCAGTTTTCAGGAAAAAGTGTATTGTGTGCCAAGATCCTGGTTCAGGAGAGCTTTGCATTTCAGGCTCAGATCAATCCCTGTTCATCCGAACAAGCTGGACTCCAGCAGGACTCATTTGATATTTGGCTGAACTGGAGCTGGTTGATGAGTCTGTTGTAA